Proteins encoded together in one Lathyrus oleraceus cultivar Zhongwan6 chromosome 5, CAAS_Psat_ZW6_1.0, whole genome shotgun sequence window:
- the LOC127079266 gene encoding uncharacterized mitochondrial protein AtMg00810-like: MDQSMYKSMIGSLLYLTASRPDIIFVVGVYARYQSEPKMSHITQVKMILKYINGTSSADDSKSTSGGCFFLGNNLISWFSKKKNSVSLSITEAKYIAVGSSCS; this comes from the exons ATGGATCAAAGCATGTACAAGAGTATGATTGGTAGTCTGCTTTATCTCACAGCTAGCAGACCTGACATTATATTTGTTGTAGGAGTCTATGCTAGATATCAATCTGAACCCAAAATGAGTCACATTACTCAAGTAAAAATGATTTTGAAGTATATCAATGGAACCA gTAGTGCTGATGATAGTAAAAGCACTTCTGGAGGGTGTTTCTTTTTGGGAAATAATCTAATATCTTGGTTCAGTAAGAAGAAAAATAGTGTGTCCTTATCCATAACTGAGGCTAAATATATTGCTGTAGGAAGTAGTTGCTCTTAG